The region TCAAGGCTCCCAGGGACGGGGTGCTCGCGACCTTCGTCGCCGAGGAGCGGGACCGGGTGGAGTACGGCCAGACGCTGGGGTACGTTGTGCCGCTGGAGTAGAAAGCTTCCAGGGTCAACAGATAATTTAACGCAGCGTGACCACTTGGAGGTCACGCCACAGGGTTTAAAAGAGGGTTTTACAGAGAAGATCCAGCCATAAAGTCCTGGTTTTAACCCGTTAAGGACTTTGATTTAACCCCGTGTACCCCGTGTTGAAGGCTTTTGATTTTTTTGATCGTTCCGCATGAGATTACCGCGCTCCCTCGATTCTCTTTCCCATCCCTTTCTGCTAGGTTGTGACCATGAAAAGGAAGCGGTCCGGGAATCGTGCTGAGAACGGGCGTCAGGTTAATATCCTGGGGATTTCCGCTTTCTACCACGACAGCGCCGCGGCATTGGTCCGTGACGGCAAGATCGTGGCCGCGGTCCAGGAGGAACGCTTCTCCAGGGTGAAGCACGACCCGCGGTTTCCGGGAAGCGCCATCCGCTACTGCATGGAAGAGGGTGGAGTGGACTCCGGATCCCTGGACCTGGTCGCCTTCCATGAAAAGCCGTTCATTCACTTCGAGCGCCTGCTGGAAACCTACCTGGCCTATGCGCCCAGGGGGCTGAGGCAGTTTCTGCACGCGGTTCCCATGTGGCTCCGGGAAAAACTGTGGATCAAGGACATCATCCGGAGGGAAACAGGGTTTACCGGGCGGATCATCTTCCTCTCCCACCACCAGTCCCACGCGGCAGCGGCCTTCTTCCCTTCCCCGTTTCAGACCGCAGCCATCCTGACCCTGGACGGTGTGGGCGAATGGGCGACGGCCGGTTACGGGGTGGGGGAGGGAAATCGGATCGAATTGACAGGTGAACTGCGCTTTCCCCATTCCCTCGGCCTTCTCTATTCGGCGTTCACCGCTTTCACCGGGTTTCCGGTGAACTCCGGCGAGTACAAGATGATGGGCCTGGCCCCTTACGGCGAGCCCGTCTACAGGGACCTGATCCTTTCCGAACTGATGGACCTTCGGGAGGACGGGTCCTTCCGGCTGAACATGGAATACTTTGATTACTGTTCCGGGCTGACCATGACCAGCCCCCGTTTTCATGCCCTATTCGGGGTTTCCCCGCGGGTTCCTGAATCCGACATCCGCCGAATTGACATGGACCTCGCCCGGTCCGTGCAGGAGGTCACCGAGGAGGTGATTTCGCGGATGGCCCGGTTCGTCAGACGGGAGACCGGCCTGGAGCGGCTGGTGATGTCCGGCGGGGTGGCTCTTAACTCCGTTGCCAACGGAAAATTGATGGGGAAGGAAATCTTCAAGGATATCTGGGTCCAGCCGGCCGCGGGAGACGCCGGTTCGGCCCTCGGCGCAGCCCTGTACGGATGGCACCAGTACCTGGAGAAGGAAAGGTCCCCAGACGGCCGGAATGACCTGATGATGGGGGCTTTCCTCGGCCCGGAATATTCCGGAGAGGAGATTGAAACTACTTTGATTCGAATGGGGGCCAGATACAGGCGGTATTCCAAACCCGGCCTGCTGGAAAATGTCTCCCGGCGTTTATCGAAAGGTGGAGTGGTGGGCTGGTTCCAGGGCCGGATGGAGTTTGGACCCAGGGCACTGGGAGGGAGGTCCATCCTGGCAGATGCCAGGCGTCAGGACATGCAGCGTCGGATTAACCGGGAGATCAAGTTCCGGGAGGGGTTTCGACCCTTTGCGCCGTCTGTCCTAAGATCCAGCGCTCCGGAGTTCTTCGGCATGTCCACCGAAAGCCCATACATGTTGATGGTCTTCCCGGTCCGAAGGGAGCGGTTGCGGCAGCTGGATGAGAGAGAGGCGTCCCTGAAAGGCATGGAAAAAATGAATGCCGTTCGTTCCGACATTCCCGCCGTAACCCACGTGGACAACACCGCACGGGTTCAGACCGTGGAGGAGGGAAGGAGCCCCCTCTTCACACGCCTGATCGAGACGTTCAAGGAGATGACGGGCTGTCCTCTCCTTTTGAACACATCCTTCAACGTCCGGGGCGAGCCCATCGTCTGCACCCCGGAGGATGCTTATCGATGCTTCATGGCCACGGGGATGGATGCCATGGTCATCGGCCCTTTTTTGCTCGACCGGGCGGACCAGGCGGCCATGCATGATGCCGTTGGACCTACGGCATCCTCCTGCAGTAGAACCGGAAGAAAGCGGCTCCGCATCTTCGGTATTACCACCGGCTTCGGCCTTGTGACCATGTCGATTGTCATTCGCTGGAGGTTTTCACCCCATTACTGGTGGACCCTGATCGTCATTGGGGCTCCCCTGGTGGGGGCGGGGCTCTTCATTCCGGAAACCCTCTCCCCTGTTCACCGGTATTGGAGCCGTGTCTCATCCACGGTGGGTCGCTGGGTTTTCAGCCTCTTCCTTGGATTGGGTTATTATGGGGTTCTGTTTCCCACCGCACTAGCGGCCAGGCTGATGGGCAGGCGATTCCTGAAAAAGGGGCCTGACCGGTCCTTCGAGACCTACTGGGAGCCATGCTCCCCGGTGGAGAGGAAGTCCTGTGAGCGGCAATATTGATGACTTCGCAAAAAGTCATCAATGCGCCCACTGATGGGCGCCCAAATCAATGACTTGCAACGCAAGTTGTTGATTTGTAAGGAAAGTGAAAATGACACTTTTCGCTTTCCGTAGAGCAAAAAGCCATAAATGGACTTTTTGCGACCCTATCATCAATATTGACAGGCGGACCTTCTAGAACAGGGCGTAGATG is a window of Deltaproteobacteria bacterium DNA encoding:
- a CDS encoding carbamoyltransferase; translated protein: MKRKRSGNRAENGRQVNILGISAFYHDSAAALVRDGKIVAAVQEERFSRVKHDPRFPGSAIRYCMEEGGVDSGSLDLVAFHEKPFIHFERLLETYLAYAPRGLRQFLHAVPMWLREKLWIKDIIRRETGFTGRIIFLSHHQSHAAAAFFPSPFQTAAILTLDGVGEWATAGYGVGEGNRIELTGELRFPHSLGLLYSAFTAFTGFPVNSGEYKMMGLAPYGEPVYRDLILSELMDLREDGSFRLNMEYFDYCSGLTMTSPRFHALFGVSPRVPESDIRRIDMDLARSVQEVTEEVISRMARFVRRETGLERLVMSGGVALNSVANGKLMGKEIFKDIWVQPAAGDAGSALGAALYGWHQYLEKERSPDGRNDLMMGAFLGPEYSGEEIETTLIRMGARYRRYSKPGLLENVSRRLSKGGVVGWFQGRMEFGPRALGGRSILADARRQDMQRRINREIKFREGFRPFAPSVLRSSAPEFFGMSTESPYMLMVFPVRRERLRQLDEREASLKGMEKMNAVRSDIPAVTHVDNTARVQTVEEGRSPLFTRLIETFKEMTGCPLLLNTSFNVRGEPIVCTPEDAYRCFMATGMDAMVIGPFLLDRADQAAMHDAVGPTASSCSRTGRKRLRIFGITTGFGLVTMSIVIRWRFSPHYWWTLIVIGAPLVGAGLFIPETLSPVHRYWSRVSSTVGRWVFSLFLGLGYYGVLFPTALAARLMGRRFLKKGPDRSFETYWEPCSPVERKSCERQY